Genomic window (Synechococcus sp. LA31):
CCAGGGCTTTGCCGCCCACGCTGATGGACTTCACCATCACGCGGGTCAGCTCCTGGCGGTGACCGTTCTTGCGGCGGGTCTTCTTCTTGGGGCGCATCTTGTAGACAATCACCTTGGGACCGCGGCGATGCTCCATCACCTGCAGTTCCACGGTGGCGCCCTTCACGTAGGGCTGGCCCACGTCGGCGGCTTTGCCGTCGTTCACCAGGAGCACGTTCTCCAGGGTGAGGGTGCTCTCAACCTCGGCGTGAATGCGGTCGAGGTCGTAGTAGCGGTTGGGCTGAACCCACACTTGGGTGCCTGAGGTCTCAACGATCGCGTAGGGACCGGTGCTGGAGGCTGTGCTCATGGCGTTAAGGGCGTGGACAGGCTGACGGCGGAGGCCCGTTTGGGCACGTCGTCATTCGGCCTGCCGCACGGCAATCGAAAGACAAACAACGATCTTCCACGTTTGCCCTGCCTCTCGTCAACACTGTGAGCGTTGCCAGGCCCCGATCGCGGCGCATGTCACAGCCGGCTCTCACAATCGCGTCGCTTCTGCCGGATCCACGTGTGGAGAAGGCTTGCCGTAGTTGGCTCAAGGGCGGCCGCTACGAACTCGAGGATCTGGGCTCCCTGTCGGATCCAATCCTCGAGCTGCAGCAGCGGCGTGAGCTCTTTGATGTGGTGCTGCTCCAGCAAGGGGTCCATCCGCCGGAGGTCTACGAGGAGCTGCGTCAGCAGGGTCTGCTGCTTCCAGCCGTGGTGATCGGAGAGGTGAGTGGCCGTTTGGAATACCACGAGGCCGAGGTTCACCTCCCCCAGGATCAGCTTGAGCAGATCGCCTACAGCGTGGATGCGGCCGTGTCGCGCTTTCTGCGCCGCGGGATGCCCTCCACCGCGGGCGTGGGCGAGGCCGGCGCCACCTCCGACACCCCTGAGCGCTGGCA
Coding sequences:
- the rplU gene encoding 50S ribosomal protein L21 is translated as MSTASSTGPYAIVETSGTQVWVQPNRYYDLDRIHAEVESTLTLENVLLVNDGKAADVGQPYVKGATVELQVMEHRRGPKVIVYKMRPKKKTRRKNGHRQELTRVMVKSISVGGKALA